One genomic window of Hyphomonas adhaerens MHS-3 includes the following:
- a CDS encoding TetR/AcrR family transcriptional regulator, producing the protein MDLPAQLRLSVTNLQKYASRSALTGHNPKLRGMRMPGSGQKTGLTKRTPANDLRQAPEGVELETKVSPSQDRARNTFESILSVTGDLLSEVGFERLSTNMICKRAGLTPPALYRYFPNKYAILHELGRRLMEAQDQAVFEWLQEGGIDTQSFEASTKSILRIQRHVNEITKSFPGGAWVVRVMRVIPVLKEVRLESRDLVSDKILEDLRTKLPDVPEDRLAMATKLTIELMFSATEMAIETPEQEDEITQEVSFLVASYHWRLKNDS; encoded by the coding sequence ATGGACTTGCCAGCTCAGCTGCGCTTATCTGTCACAAATCTTCAAAAATACGCCTCACGCTCGGCGTTAACGGGGCACAACCCAAAACTGAGGGGAATGCGTATGCCCGGATCGGGGCAGAAAACGGGCCTGACCAAGCGAACACCGGCGAATGATCTTCGGCAGGCGCCAGAAGGCGTGGAATTGGAAACAAAAGTTTCTCCGTCTCAGGACCGCGCGCGCAACACCTTCGAATCCATCCTTTCAGTCACAGGCGACCTGCTTTCCGAAGTCGGCTTTGAGCGCTTGTCGACCAATATGATCTGTAAAAGAGCGGGCCTGACCCCTCCTGCCCTGTACCGCTACTTCCCCAACAAATATGCGATCCTCCACGAACTGGGCCGCCGCCTTATGGAAGCTCAGGATCAGGCCGTATTCGAGTGGCTGCAAGAAGGCGGGATCGACACACAGTCATTCGAGGCATCCACAAAAAGCATTCTGCGGATCCAAAGACATGTAAACGAGATCACCAAATCATTCCCGGGAGGCGCCTGGGTTGTGCGGGTCATGCGCGTCATACCGGTGCTCAAGGAGGTTCGCCTCGAGTCCCGCGACCTCGTCAGCGACAAGATACTGGAAGACCTTCGAACAAAGCTGCCAGATGTTCCCGAAGACCGACTCGCCATGGCGACGAAGTTGACCATCGAACTGATGTTTTCCGCAACCGAGATGGCTATCGAGACCCCAGAACAGGAAGACGAAATCACCCAGGAAGTTTCCTTCCTCGTCGCAAGCTACCATTGGCGCTTGAAAAACGATTCCTGA
- the putP gene encoding sodium/proline symporter PutP has product MNHEALISLAVYFVLMLGIGLYAYRKSTSDVSEYMLGGRQLHPAVGALSAGASDMSGWMLMGLPGAVFVSGFSAAWIAVGLVIGAYLNYLFVAPRLRVYTEMADDAITIPDFFEKRFHDKSRALRVLSSVVIVIFFTLYTSAGVVAGGKLFEASFGLDYQLGLFLTAGVVVAYTLFGGFLAVSLTDFVQGCIMFVALVLVPVVAISAVGGFDATQAEVLASPAASVPDAPSRANFFNWFQGLSVIGIISAASWGLGYFGQPHIIVRFMAIRTLKDIATARYIGMSWMIVTVIGAVAVGVTGVAYVNEHNLNSELTDPETIFILFSQVLFHPLISGFLLAAILAAIMSTISSQLLVSSSSLTEDFYKTFLRKEASQTELVAVGRISVLVVSLVAIGLAFDRSSNILSLVGNAWAGFGAAFGPIILLSLYWRGLTRDGALAGMVVGAVTVLFWLYAPIEIDGKSLSDILYEIVPGFVLSGVAAIVVSIVGRDVLPHVLHRFGEMEKAMEEGSK; this is encoded by the coding sequence CGAAGCTCTGATTTCTCTTGCGGTATATTTTGTTTTGATGCTGGGCATCGGCCTGTACGCCTATCGGAAGTCCACAAGTGACGTTTCCGAATACATGTTGGGCGGTCGCCAACTGCACCCTGCGGTGGGTGCACTTTCTGCGGGCGCATCCGATATGAGCGGGTGGATGCTTATGGGATTGCCGGGCGCTGTCTTCGTATCGGGCTTCAGTGCAGCATGGATTGCTGTGGGGCTCGTTATCGGCGCCTATCTCAACTACCTGTTCGTCGCGCCGCGTCTGCGCGTCTATACGGAGATGGCGGACGACGCGATCACCATTCCGGATTTCTTCGAAAAACGTTTTCACGACAAATCACGCGCGCTACGTGTGCTGTCCTCCGTTGTGATCGTTATTTTCTTTACTCTGTATACATCGGCAGGCGTGGTTGCTGGCGGCAAATTGTTTGAGGCGTCTTTCGGACTCGATTATCAGCTGGGTCTTTTCCTCACCGCGGGTGTGGTCGTTGCCTACACGCTGTTCGGTGGCTTCCTTGCAGTCAGTCTGACTGACTTTGTTCAGGGCTGCATCATGTTTGTAGCGCTTGTGCTGGTGCCTGTCGTGGCGATCAGTGCGGTCGGCGGTTTTGACGCCACGCAAGCCGAAGTCCTGGCGTCGCCAGCTGCCAGCGTGCCGGATGCGCCCAGCCGTGCAAATTTCTTTAACTGGTTCCAGGGGCTGTCTGTCATCGGGATCATTTCCGCAGCAAGCTGGGGCCTCGGCTATTTCGGCCAGCCCCACATCATCGTGCGTTTCATGGCGATCCGGACGCTTAAAGACATTGCCACGGCCCGATACATCGGGATGAGCTGGATGATCGTGACTGTGATCGGCGCGGTCGCGGTCGGTGTTACTGGCGTGGCCTATGTCAACGAGCACAATCTCAACAGCGAACTCACCGATCCGGAAACCATCTTTATCCTGTTCTCGCAGGTCCTGTTCCATCCGCTTATCTCGGGCTTCCTGCTGGCGGCCATTCTGGCGGCGATCATGAGTACGATTTCATCCCAATTGCTGGTGTCTTCCAGCTCGCTGACAGAAGATTTCTACAAGACTTTCCTGCGCAAGGAGGCAAGTCAGACGGAACTGGTTGCGGTTGGAAGGATATCGGTGCTTGTGGTTTCACTTGTCGCGATTGGACTGGCCTTCGACCGGTCGAGTAATATTCTGTCGCTCGTCGGAAATGCTTGGGCTGGTTTCGGAGCGGCCTTCGGTCCGATCATTCTGCTCAGCCTGTATTGGCGGGGCCTTACGCGCGATGGCGCATTGGCCGGCATGGTCGTTGGCGCGGTCACCGTGCTGTTCTGGCTATACGCACCGATTGAGATCGACGGGAAGTCCTTGTCCGATATCCTGTACGAGATCGTGCCTGGCTTCGTGTTGAGTGGTGTGGCCGCGATTGTTGTCAGCATCGTCGGCCGGGATGTGCTGCCGCATGTGCTTCACCGCTTTGGTGAAATGGAAAAAGCGATGGAAGAAGGCAGCAAGTAA